tcaataatatattagagtgtaatACAAATCTTATGTTACAATGaatcataacatgtgtatatatagtagactaaaccctaaattaatagacttctagtacaagtaggagacttggcttgcacacaaagtagaattaggcttgggcctatactaatgggctaatatatctctgacaccccctctcaaactcaagatagAAGcttaatgaaatcttgagatttgataaggtTGAGAAGATCCCTTAAATGAAGTTTGGCAATGTGACAGAATTTTTAGGAAGGCAATGGTCTTACAGTGTTGGTGCGACTTCTAACAGTGGCATGACTATACCAGAGAGTTTTGATGGCAGCAGTAGgaagccaaagaagatgaacgtAGCAAAAAAACACATTCACTTCCACAAAGCACTATTGTTGCACAGCATTCACACTCTCAAAGGTAAGAAAAATGAAGCTCTTTTCTCTAATATTGTTTTTCTTAGCTTTCTTCTTGCTTCGAACCTCAGCAGACAATGTTACCAGCATAATCAACTCGACTCTTTTGGACAGAATGCTTAAATATTGAAACGATCCACGATGTAAAGGCAATGGATTCTACACTTACAATGCTTTCGTTGATGCTGGCAAATCTTTCAATGGCTTTGGCACAACTGTTGATATTACTATACGTAAAAGGGAGCTTGTGGCTTTCTTGGGTCAAACCTCTCATGAGACCATTGGTTAGTTAATTACTTAAACTCTGTTTGGTTTGCTGTAAAATGTTATATGGAaaatacttttaatattttaccatttttgtttcattgtaaaatttggccaaatatttaattattaatgaagtgtttttaagtgtgtgtttggtatAACTTGTTGGATATTAGCTTGATTTTAATCGCAAAAgatgattttattttgtgttggaGGGTGGGCAACTGCACCAGATGGTCTATATGCATGAGGATATTGCTTTATTACCAAAACTAACAAGCAAACATATTGCACTCCTTCAAAAGAATGGCCATGTGCTCCAGGCaaacaatattttggttgaGGACCTATCCAACTCACTCAGTAAGTCTTTCTAATCATCAATTCGTTCTTCACACAACACACATAGATCATGATATTATGATTCCCTTTGTTTGAATATGATATATTCAATAATAGTTCaaatcaaataacaaaaatataaagctGTATTCTGTGTAAGGTTTGTTAGTTTATCAAAGACTTTTAACTTTGACTTCGATTGTTTCACTATTGTCAGCAACTACAATTATGGGCCAGCAGGAAAAGCCATTGGAGTTGGTCTTCTAAATAATCCAGATCTAGAAGCCACAAACCCCACCATATCATTCAAGACAGccatatggttttggatgactCCACAAGGAAGCAAACCATCTAGCCACGATGTCATCATTGGAAAATGGAAACCATCTGCGGCTGACACTGTAGCTGGATGAGTCCCAGGTTATGGTGTAATCGCCAACATTATTAATGGTGGCCTCGAATGTGGCCATGGCCTGGATAGTAGGGTGGCTGATAGGATTGGGTGTTATAAGAGGTACTTTGACATATTGAGAGTTAGCTATGGAGCAAATTTAGATTGCTATAATCAAAAGCCTTTTGCCTAAACAGCTTTGGTCCAAGGCCAAACAAATGTTTAGCCAAGTACAATAAGGAGATGATATAAATGTATGAATGGgagatttctttttcaatgagAAATCTCTAAGGTTATGGATAAATAAAGAGgaatttattaaatttgagtACTGGTAATTCATTACTTTGTTGGCTTATATAATAATTCACACTCTTTagatctaaaaaataaaattttaactggAATAAATTTGTCAATGAAATTGAGAGTTCTGTTTTCAAAggagaaataattttaattagtaaaacaAAACTAAGACCTATAATCATGAATTCAAATTACCTAAATAAGGACCATACTCATCCATGTCAATCCAAGATATGAGAGTATAAATGTTACCTTTTTTTAAAGAGCCTACTCTAGGCTTAGGTCACTTAGGACATTGGGTAAGTCCCCCATTTATAAAAGACCCCAAAAATAGCCCATCACCCACATGACAGACTAGCCCATTAGCCAACACGCCGTTGCGTAGTCCGATAACTcgaattcataacaaaaatatatagggGAAGTATGGGGGATTGATCTTGAGACATTATAGATGAATCTTTTAATAGTACTCCCCTAACTACTAAAATACTTAAAGTGATTGTATTAAACTTAGTTTactaagtatatttttttttactagtctAGCAACTTTGAACTAACCATCTAAAgccttaaaaagaaagaaaaaaagtttctatcaataacaaaaaattaaatagatttgacCATAAAAAACTGaataagtatatattttatcatcatttgttttataaaaattaaattgattctttccttataaaaaactAGTCACTATCTTATGCGTTGCACTGAATAGttacataaaattatatatataatttatttatttatttatttatttattttgtttgaaggTATATAATCAAACTTatgcaattcatttaaaagtagCGACATTAAAACAAATGAGTAGTTGTCCTAAAAATTACATTTAgtatatttacttatttatagtatttatgTTTAGAAAGACTTTACTTAAATTTAGCTAGACTGAAGTAGCACAAAATGCTACATTAATGTGACTCAACAAgagcataataataataaatgatttgcttaagattttagatattaATTATGAGTATgagatctatatatatatatatatatatatatatatatatatatatatatatatatatatattaataaatttggatttaaaatagGTGCTCTCAAcccaaacttattttttcttattcgGTAAGTGCACAAAAATGGACCAATTACATCTAATGGACCAAAATGAACAGAATGAGACTGAGTAGGACCAAATAATACCAAAGTGGACCGAGTTGGACTAAAGCAAACAAATAGGActaaatggaccaaattggcttaataggaccaaagtggataaCTCtataagactataacatattataatatttactattaaaattaaaatttattttttaaattgattaaatgattttgaaataaataaataagaatttaaagcataaaatacttttatatcctaaaattacataaatttaagaaaCCTCCCAAACACTTCTTCAACCACTCTATTCTTTAAACCAAATATGGACACCTCAATCTCAAACACTCAATTCATTATCtcaataaaattaaggaaatcaTTTGTGATTATGAGTATCAACATAAAAAGAACGTGATTAAACAAATAGAAATCAACTAAAAACACATTcatttatcaagatttaattatttttaattaggcttctatatccttaaaaaaaaaaaaaaaaaaaaaaaaaaaaaaggaaagcacTTTGTGAtcatcattgattttttttatcactatggCTCATACCATACAAAATAGCAGTAAAATACTTACAAAAAAACCTACACATTATGagttctaagaaaaaaaaagctaatttcataaataatcaattagaatgtttttttctcttcctctttagTTCTAAAGTAAAATACATTTACGACCTTCCCAAACCAAAATCTCAAACACCCAAAAATTCAAAGTGAATCACAACCTTCATAAAATCTACAACGtccaacaccaacaacaaaacCATAAGCTTGTGTCACTGAATAAAAAAAGCAAGCCTTTTTCCTTGTTTATAGCCTACTCATACGGGTTAGGATTAAATGTATGACAATGTTAGAGTTATGTAGATGTCGTTGTaaggttgaagacttgaaggtaaatgacatcGTTTTTGGTTTGAGTGTATTTGAGACGAGATGACATGGAGGGCTTTGGGCATGTGTATATAAAGGAGTAGAAGTGAAAATGATGAATGAAAATGCAAAGAGTTTTTTTGTGtatgagagagaggaaaagtctttaaacattgaatcaaatgaaacaaataatagGCTTGAaacattattgaataaaatgtaacaaataatagtcttgaaatattaaactaaaaataaaattaaatgaatagtCCCTATTTTTAAAGTTGTTCTTAGATCGATGACTTAAGagtatttcaattctttttataaAGTGTGTCACATGGTAGAAACTCATGGTCTCTCGTATGAGATctctactttatatatatatatatatatatatatatatatatatatatatatatataaattttttaatgattattgcATAGGCAATTGTATGTTCAGTCATTGGAGTGGAAAGTTAGGCATTAGTAAATCAATAAATTCACAAGGTGGTGGTAAATGCCCTATTCCCTCGTCCACAAGGTTCATTGAATACGGAAGGAAGACTCTAAAATGTAGACACAAATCCTATTGCTGTCGCTAATTGGCAGCACCCAAAGAGTAATTCCACCGGCAGATATAATGGCATTAATGGACCACACCTCAGGATGATGACAATTGATTTTCCTATTCTTTGTAAGACTGGTAAGCTAACATTTGTATTTGGCTTTGAACTTAGTCAAGCCACCCTTGTCGAGCTTCTTTGACATTTTTGAACAAGAGATCGATAATTAGTTAATTACCAAACCAAAAATggggaagaagaaagaaaaagctgTCATActctatttgaattaatttgttCGCAATCCAAAACATCTTGAAATCAAACAAGGATTGAAATCAAACATCTTCATACTATAATTATCCTTATCCAATCCTAAACGTGTCTCTATGAAATATTCAACCGATCCTAGCCATGTTTCTAAACAATTCAAATACCATAAGCATGTTACTAGCATATTATTGAAAGCAAGaaactaattaaacaaaaaatcaaccaaaacatTATAAAGCCAGGGCTTCTAGGTGATTTTAGGAACGCATGACCAAAGTTACATATGCAAACTCCTTAGTCAAGCCGGCATACGTGTGCGCCTTGAGGCAGAAATTCTACATTCTAACTATTCTAGCCTAAACTAGTTCCTATAGTAAAAGAACCTAAAACTAGAATAGCAGTAAAGATAAACCCATAAAactttcctatatatatataggtacatAGTCACCATTGTTTTGCACAAACACTCAAAAAAATGAAGCTCTTTTCTTTGCTACTTTTCTTAGCTTTCTTGCTCGGAACCTCAGCAGAACAATGTGGAAGACAAGCTGGGGGTGTAGTATGTCCAAATGGGCTATGTTGTAGCCAATATGGATGGTGTGGCAACACAAATGATTACTGTGGAAATGGTTGCCAAAGCCAGTGTTCTTCTGGTGGTTCCCCTACAACTCCATCTCCTACAcctagtggtggtggtggcgatGTTGGCAGTCTTATCAGTGCATCTCTTTTTGATCAAATGCTTAAATATAGGAACGATCCAAGATGTAAAAGCAATGGATTCTACACTTACAATGCTTTCATTGCTGCTGCTCGATCTTTCAATGGCTTTGGCACAACTGGGGATGTTGCTACACGTAAAAGAGAGCTTGCGGCTTTCTTAGGTCAAACCTCTCATGAGACCACAGGTTAGTTCTGCTACTAGtgataaaatcataaaaataatatcagtaGTAATCGGATACGAAAATGATTCTAATTACAATTAATAAACCACGTCAATTGAAAAATACCTTATCACTAACATATATTATTGTACGGTATATATcccatataaaatataataaataagtgTACGTTTAGTGTAACTATAttcacttaataaaaaaaatactgtaTAAAATACaactatacataaaaataaatgtgacttcaaaaaattataccaGGCCCGTAGTTTTTGTAGTGGACTAGCTCTAAAATTACATTACAATCAGGGCTATAGTATAATGGACTTAGACTTGGGTTACAATCAGGCCCgtagtttttgtttgattgatttaattttaattgcaaAAGGTGATTATATTTTGTGTAGGAGGGTGGGCAACTGCACCAGATGGCCCATATGCATGGGGATATTGCTTTGTTACGGAAAATAACAAGCAAACTTATTGTACCTCAACATCTTGGCCATGTGCTCCTGGAAAACAATATTATGGCCGGGGACCTATCCAACTCACTCAgtaagtttttaaaaccataatttAGCTACTaagttaggaaaacaatttatttttaaaaatattgattgATATATTATAATTGGTGTATAATAAAGTAATGTCAGTGATAaacttaaatattattgatatgatccaatcacaacaaatcatgttaacgttatgaaaaatgttgtgtcaAATGACTTTTGTAACTCAGTTTATCAAAGACTTTGACCCTAACTTTGATGGTTCATCAACTTTTATCAGCAACTACAACTATGGGCAAGCTGGTAAAGCCATTGGAGCTGATCTCATAAACAATCCAGATCTTGTAGCCACAGACCCCACCATATCCTTCAAGACAGccatatggttttggatgaccCCGCAAGCAAACAAGCCATCTAGCCACGATGTCATCATTGGAAATTGGAGACCCTCTGCTGCTGACACATCAGCTGGTCGAGTTCCGGGCTATGGTGTAATCACCAACATTATCAATGGTGGCCTTGAATGTGGCCATGGCTCCGATAATAGGGTGGATGATAGGATTGGGTTCTATAAGAGGTACTGTGACATATTTGGAGTAAGCTATGGAAACAACTTAGATTGCTATAATCAAAAGCCTTTTGCCTAAATAGCTTTGGTCCAAGGCAAAAATATGTTTAGCCAACTACAATAAGGAGacaatataaacatataaattgGTGATTTTGTTGCTCCATAAGAGATCTCTaagcttaaaaataaataaagaagaattatataaatttgaGTACTGGTAATTAATATTGTAGCTAGCTTTACCAAACTGTACGTTCGATTTTATAGTActttctaaattctaaattattcATTGCTTTGATGGCTACTTTGGGTAAGATGCTCACAAAGTCAATTGGGTATGATGCTCTCTTAATTAATAAGAGATTGAATCATATTGGGTACCAATCTGCATAGCTGCCCTAGATGTCTACTTCTAACTTCTAAGTGAAACGAAATATCACTCAAAAAATCGCTATGCTTGAAAAGATCACTATTTTGAAACCCGGACTGGACCGGATAGGCCGGCTGGAAAAATCGAGAACTAGACTAAAATCcagttttttaagcataaagaacCAAGTATACATGCAATCTGAGAGAATAGGATGAATTGCGGTTCAATCGGAAAAACTGGACGAATCATAGGCCGGTTCAACCGGTCATGGAATAGGGGAAAATTAAAGAGAACCTGAGCTCTCACACCTTGTAAGCAAGACTGAAGCCATGACTAACGGACCAAATGCTCTTCTTGGGAGATAATAtgtaatattattaaatttacatgATTTATAGTTTCTAAACTGCTATTTAATCTTTCTCaacatattaaatattactaatttaactttttatttaagaataatACCTATgcaatttatgaatttattttaaaagtcgtTTTTAGTTGATTGAAATGATTTCTCTTAAAggattattataaaaatttctttttatgcttatttatgttgtactattttttattaaccttataatgtactattttatgaattttgtttcaatttttaagatatttttagtaaattttcctaatgtttacaaatttaatatatttatttatatttaaataattattaaattaattatgatgtcaTCACGGTTCGACTCCGGTTCGACCTCGGTTcgaccttaaaaaccttgaacctctcccttttacggttcaatgaacgatctaggtttcaaaaccataaaaaagataCGAGCAAGTAAGTGATCAAATTAAGGTTATTTTCCTGCAGCTACACCTTTCAAACAATTTTGAACACTTTTcaattaagattatttttaaCTATCCAAAATACTTCAATTATATATTAACGGATGACATTAGCCAAACTCTTCAAAATTTACATGCTCTACTTATATGGACAAACAATACTGTCATGTGTAATTGCCAAGTGCCAACTCAATATGAAATCGGATCTTTAAGAAGCAATCTTACTTGAACTTACATTTTAAAGCTTTGAGTTCAAAAATTACTCTAATATATTTCTACTAGTGGGTAGTTTTTCACCTTTAAAATACAGAGACAATATTTTCAGACCAAATCACTCCCAGTTCAATGATATCCCATGCGAtgcacaaatattttaaaatttcatttgaaataatttttatgtataCTAAGACTTACATATAATATTTTGTACGGGTGTCACCCTCCTTTAAGCCCACTTACTTGGAGGCCTATAGAGGTAATGACATGTGTGAAAACCTTACACCAATCATGTGTAAAAACACTCACGGCACGGCATTTAATGAGGCTTATGGCATTTAAGGAGGCGAGGGTGATGACTCGCCGCCTCCGACAGATATGTCTTCCGAGCATGTTGAACTCGGAATACACGGCATCACCTATGGGATGCCACTGCCGAGCAGAGAACCTATTGGCGGAGCTAGTCCCGATgccactatcattttctccCACTCAttaccaaacatccacttaagCGAAATGGCATTGGACCTTCATTCCACTGCCTAGGGAATGTCCCTACTGAGCATCAAGTCTAGCGGTggagctagttccaatgccactgtcACCTTCTCCCACTCCCAATTAAGCATCCACTTAGGGGAGACAGTATTGGACCTCTCCTTCCACCCACCAGGAAAATGATCATGGTCATTCCACTAattttggctataaataggcaaggaCAATTCAATTGAAGGGGTTGGTGATTCCGGAGTGAAGAGATTAGAGAGCAAAAAGTGATCATCCTAGAAATAGAAGGAAAGTGTTAGAAAGAACAGGGAAAACTTGGGAACTGGGGTGGCCGAGCATAGCATCACCCATTGTAGGAAATCCGAAAGCCTaccatacaaatagattgtgagcccaaataccGATTAGGCCTAATAGTCGTATTTGGGTGCGCACAATTGGTGCGTCTGTGGGGAACTCCTACGTAGTTGTGGTACTATCTAGGCGCGCACGGGAGGATATCTGGAAGTAGACTGGGAAGTCATGCAGAAAGCGGCTTTGGAGGGTCGTCACGGGGGTCTACatggagagaaagaaggaaaaagaggcAAGAGGACAGACGACATGAGGAAGCAGAGGAATCTGGACTAGGAGAAGGATCATACCAAACCCTCCGGACAATGTCTGATGCCTTGGGCCGCAGTCGCCTCGACAGAAGAGACCAGGAGCTTGAGCAGAGGGATCAAGAGCTCGAGCGCCTGCGTAGGGCAGTGAGGGATTTGGAATTGCAAGCGCAGGGCAGACGCAAGAGAAGGGACCGCGAGGAACGAAAGGAAAGGTAGGCAAGTGTAGGGAATCACCATGCGGCAGGATCCCATCAATCCGGGTCCTGTCGACATCACGATCGTACACGAGAGTATGCGGACCGTGAATCAACTACCTCGGATGAGGGGCGACCTCAAAATGTGGCCATGGATGCAATGAGCCAGGCATTACGACAAGCTGCCTAGTCTCCATTCTCGAGAGACATTGAGAGCGTGCCAATGCCGAGCAGGTTCACACGGCCACCGTTCAATTCCTACACTAGAAagacagacccggtggaacatgtaagTCACTATATTCAAATGATGTCTTTACATGCCCATAACGATGcattgatgtgtaaggttttcccctcgAGCCTTAGCCCCACTgctttgaggtggttcaatggatTGAAGAAAGGTTCGGTCCATCGTTTTTCGGAACTAATCCAGGAGTTTGGAGTGTGGTTCATGACTCGCAGCTGGGTCCGCAACTCGTAGATGCATTACTATCAATGAAAATGGGGGCTGGGGAAACCCTTCGCAACTATACCAATCGGTACTAGGAGCCGTATAACGAGATCGGCGGGGACAATGAAAAGATCGCGGCGAGCACCTTGCGGATGGGGTTACCTGAAGAGTCAAGGGTAATGGTGACGTTCATAGTGGTCACCTCTTTCTCGCCATACACGGCAATACTTGGAAGGCCGTGGATCCATGACATAGGGGTTGTACCATCCACCTTGCACGTAAAAGTCAAGTTCCGAGCTGAAGAGGGGATTACAGTGATAAAGGGGGATCAGCAGGCAGCCGGACAGTGCTTAGTAGCCGCGGCcaacaaacaaaccaaaccaATAGATTCGACTAAGAAGGCTCCCTTGTAGCAATCACAGCAGCCCCTAGTGGAGGGGACTAACGTTGTCGAGGACTTGATTAAAGTAAAAATTCTGTCGGATAGAGAAAGGAGTTTCCTAATAGGGGCAAGCTTGAGTGACCGAGAAAGGGCGGAGTTGCTGCTTTTTCTTGTTCAAAACGTGGATGTATTCGCTTGGAGTCCATATGAGGTGCCCGGGGTTAACCCCAAATTTATAGTTCACAAGCTGAATGTTGATCCTTTATACCCTCCTAAGAAGCAGAGGCCAAGAAGGTCCGCTAAAGAGCATGTCGATGCCGTCAGACAAGAGGTTGGGAAGCTGAAAGAAGCAGGGGCCATAAAAGAGACGTTCTTTCCGGAATGGCTTGCAAACACGGTggttgtgaagaagaagaacggtaAGTGGAGGGTTTGTGTTGACTTTACCAATCTAAACCGAGCATGCCTGAAGGATCCGTTTCCAATGCCAAAAATCGATCAATTGGTGGACACTACGTATAGGCACCCGAgaatgagttttcttgatgctttccaaggttatcaccagatcACCTTAGCCATcaaggatcaggagaagactacATTCATAACACCTAACGCCAACTATCATTATACTGTGATGCCATTCGGATTGAAGAACGCTGGAGCCACTTGTCAAcgaatgatgacgaggatgtttaggGATAAGATTGGACGTACGGTCGAGGTgtacattgatgacatggtaaTAAAAAGCAAGCAAGAAGAGCAACATATCGACAACCTTAAAGAGGTGTTTGAGATACTCCGACGACACCAGCTACGCCTCAATAGATAAGTGCACTTTCGGAGTGGGGTCCGGAAAATTCTTGGGTTAACCCTGATCAAATTGAAGCCGTGATACGTCTCAAAACACCGAGCAATTTGAAAGAggttcaaaaattgaccggcATGTtggctgctctcaaccgatttatttccAAGTTCGTTGATCGGTGCCAATCATTTTATCagcttttgaagaagtggaaggggtttCGATGGGACGAGGAGTGTAATAGAGCCTTCCAAGATCTTAAGGATTACCTTGGACGGGCACCGACATTGACAGCCCCAAAACCAGGAGAAAACCTGTATATGTACCTCTCGGTATTTGAGCATGCAGCCAGCGTCATGCTATTGAGGGATAATAGTGTACAGCTCCCGGTTTATTACAAAAGCAAGACGTTAGTTGATGCCGAGACTAGgtatttgccactggagaaactGGTGCTGGCTATTATGCATTCCACCAGAAAATTGCCCCACTACTTCCAAGCCCACACCGTCCATGTTCTGACCGAGTACCCACTTCAGTCATTGTTGAGAAGATCTGACTTTACGAGgaggatagctaagtggggGACTCGACTAGGCTCTTTTGACATCAGATACAAGCCGAGGAACTTGGTGAAGGGACAAGTACTTGCAGACTTCATTGTCGAGTTCTCGACAAAAAGTACGGATATTGTTTGCCCCGTGGAAGTCAGGCCATGGAAATTATTTGTGGATGGCACATCCAATACGGCGGGTGCGGGGGCTAGGATTGTGGTCATCACCCCGGAAGGGTTAAAACTAGAGCACTCATTCAGGTTAGGCTTTAGAGCttctaataatgaggctgagtatgaagcacTGCTTGCTAGACTGAGGGTTGTCATGGATTTAGGAGCCAAAGAGGTGGAAGTCTACTCGGATTATCTCCTAGTAGTTAACCAAATGCAAGGGAACGAGGCCAAACACTCCCGAATGATGGAATATTTGCGGTTGGTAAAGCAGACCATGTGTAGTTTTTCAAACGCCAAGGTTGAACGGGTGGCCCGAGGACAGAATAGACACGCCGACTCCTTAGCCACGTTAGCATCATTAATAGCTAACATGGTACCTCAATTGATCAGGGTGGAGTTAGTAGCTGAACCGAGTATTACTATCAAAGCACCAATCGTATAGGTCACCATAGCCGAGAAATGCTGGATGGACCCTATCATTAATTTCCTTGCAAAAGACCGAGCCCCGGAAGATGAAAAAGAAGCAGCCAGAGTACGACAAACCCCTACTTGGTATTGGTTATCTGCCGATCGAAAGTTATATCGAAGATCATTCGAAGGACCGTACATGCAGTGTCTCCGTCCTAATCAAGCTGAAGAGCTATTGGCTGAGCTGCACGAAGGTGTACGCGGTAGTCACGTGGGGGGTCACTCATTGGCTCACTGAGCAATGACGCAAGGGTTTTGGTGGCCGTAGATGAGGAAAGATGTAACCAAGCATTCACGGAGGTGTGAGCAATGTCAAATACACGCGCCGATGATCTACCAACCTGCCGGGAACTTGAACCCAGTG
This genomic stretch from Castanea sativa cultivar Marrone di Chiusa Pesio chromosome 1, ASM4071231v1 harbors:
- the LOC142636447 gene encoding uncharacterized protein LOC142636447 gives rise to the protein MLAALNRFISKFVDRCQSFYQLLKKWKGFRWDEECNRAFQDLKDYLGRAPTLTAPKPGENLYMYLSVFEHAASVMLLRDNSVQLPVYYKSKTLVDAETRYLPLEKLVLAIMHSTRKLPHYFQAHTVHVLTEYPLQSLLRRSDFTRRIAKWGTRLGSFDIRYKPRNLVKGQVLADFIVEFSTKSTDIVCPVEVRPWKLFVDGTSNTAGAGARIVVITPEGLKLEHSFRLGFRASNNEAEYEALLARLRVVMDLGAKEVEVYSDYLLVVNQMQGNEAKHSRMMEYLRLVKQTMCSFSNAKVERVARGQNRHADSLATLASLIANMVPQLIRVELVAEPSITIKAPIV
- the LOC142622856 gene encoding endochitinase-like, yielding MKLFSLLLFLAFLLGTSAEQCGRQAGGVVCPNGLCCSQYGWCGNTNDYCGNGCQSQCSSGGSPTTPSPTPSGGGGDVGSLISASLFDQMLKYRNDPRCKSNGFYTYNAFIAAARSFNGFGTTGDVATRKRELAAFLGQTSHETTGGWATAPDGPYAWGYCFVTENNKQTYCTSTSWPCAPGKQYYGRGPIQLTHNYNYGQAGKAIGADLINNPDLVATDPTISFKTAIWFWMTPQANKPSSHDVIIGNWRPSAADTSAGRVPGYGVITNIINGGLECGHGSDNRVDDRIGFYKRYCDIFGVSYGNNLDCYNQKPFA